Part of the Trueperaceae bacterium genome is shown below.
ACGCTTCCGCAGGAGCGAGTGGGTTCACGAACGCGCGTGGGTTGGTCGCGATCCTGAGGAACGCCCAGTAAGACTGCCACGGGATCCCCACCCTGCGGTGCCCGTTGAGGGCATCCTGCAACCATGTCCTGGCTCTCGGGTGGTACGGGCTCGACGCATCGACGGCGTAGATGAGGATGTTCGCGTCTACCAGCACGTTCAGCGCGCCGCAGGCCCCTCGAGGACCTCGATGGCGTCGGCAACGTTGGAGACGTCCATCTTCAGCCCCAGATGGTACGTGCGCTGCTCGAACCGCTCCTCCGCCGGCACCTGGGTCAGCAACCCGCGGCGTATCAGTTCGTTCACGGCTTCGGAGACGCCGACCCCTCGCTCGCGCCTCAGGGCATCGACGGCCGCGGCCGTATCAGGCTCGAACACGACGGTCGTCCGCATGCGCTCACCTTAGCATCTTGATGCGCCAAGAGCATCACCGGCTTACGCCGTTCTTGCTTGCTCCGATTCGACGCTAGGTAACAGCCGCGGCGCGCGCCGCGCCCCGGCAGCCTGCTCGAAGGCGTACGCGTAGCGCAGCACCTTGGTATCCGTCCAGGCCGCGCCGAAGATGGAGAGCCCCCACGGCAGGCCGTGCACCAGGCCGGCGGGCACGCTCACGTGCGGGTAGCCGGCCACGGCGGCCGGGCCCGAGGCGGAGCCGCCGGACCGCCTCCCGTCGCCATGCACGTTGTCGATGAGCTCGGCGGGGTTCGT
Proteins encoded:
- a CDS encoding ribbon-helix-helix protein, CopG family, producing the protein MRTTVVFEPDTAAAVDALRRERGVGVSEAVNELIRRGLLTQVPAEERFEQRTYHLGLKMDVSNVADAIEVLEGPAAR